A window of the Paenibacillus woosongensis genome harbors these coding sequences:
- a CDS encoding YlaN family protein — protein sequence MTSSDLQEQLNLKALNLLQEDADKIQKLIEVQMENLATRYCPLYEEVLDTQMYGFSRQVDYAVRVGLIQESTGKQILNKLERNLALLYEAMNNKE from the coding sequence ATGACTTCATCTGATTTGCAGGAGCAACTGAATCTGAAAGCATTAAATCTTCTGCAGGAAGATGCGGATAAAATACAGAAGCTGATCGAAGTGCAGATGGAGAACCTGGCTACGCGTTACTGCCCTCTCTATGAGGAAGTATTGGATACCCAGATGTATGGTTTCTCCAGACAGGTTGACTACGCGGTTCGTGTCGGGCTCATTCAAGAGTCAACAGGCAAACAAATTTTGAACAAGCTAGAGCGGAATTTGGCCCTGTTATACGAAGCGATGAATAATAAAGAGTAG
- a CDS encoding HPr family phosphocarrier protein, with the protein MANNNQAVVEIAQTASKFSSSIVLQADNKYIDVKSILGLFTTLVNTQSYELHVHGPDADAAKAAVSEVFAKHGLNVKVVAE; encoded by the coding sequence ATGGCGAACAACAATCAAGCGGTAGTTGAAATTGCTCAAACTGCGAGCAAATTTTCATCATCCATCGTTCTTCAAGCAGATAATAAGTACATCGATGTAAAAAGTATTTTGGGTCTCTTCACAACGCTGGTAAACACGCAAAGCTATGAGCTTCATGTTCACGGACCAGATGCGGATGCCGCGAAGGCTGCCGTATCTGAAGTGTTTGCAAAGCACGGCTTGAATGTGAAGGTAGTTGCCGAATAA